The Primulina huaijiensis isolate GDHJ02 chromosome 12, ASM1229523v2, whole genome shotgun sequence genome has a window encoding:
- the LOC140989642 gene encoding putative late blight resistance protein homolog R1B-17, whose product MADAAVEFLLENLKQLLVYNVNLISEVKNQVERLYNDLGLFKAFLKDSTEKRSKNEVLKELVKQIRSVVYDAEDVIDAFVAEAAAHKARGVVRKAFHTPAYAEKLRKVGVRIEEIRQTVDSIYKNKQFGFESLQTGDGPEGSSKEKKPPIVEEDNVVGFEDEAEKVMGLLTGGADELEVISIVGMAGLGKTTLAKMIYRNPGIEYEFYNRAWVYVSQDYSRKEVFLNILGHFTQVTDDMQKMNDENLAKELCKILEKGKYLVVMDDVWTDQAWNDLKIGFPKNNKKSRILMTSRIRKVAQHANSNRDPHDLRFLTYEESWKLLKIKALGSENCPEELIKDGTRIATQCQGLPLAIVVIGGILLEKGTDWWETVVKSVDAYMAMEQSKRVDNLIELSYNHLPYHLKACFIYFGMFPEDFEIPVWKLIRLWIAEGFIQSKDGMSLEDIGEEYLDDLVNRNLVMAGVRRSNGKHKTCRVHDMLHEFCKRVAAEENFFREINRFDQGTYVSSNPTLQTYRRLCIHTRVLNYISSKPVGPRVRSFVCFSNEEINLPAEYISSITGAFKLLRVLHARSIIFSRFPADLIQLVHLRFIAISCNFKILPAAMSSLWNIQTFMVETSSRTFDIKADLWKMIQLRHVKTNASTTLPGPLSKGRKGKDEVLMLGSLQTLSTISPESCTEDVFLRTPNLKNLGIRGPLAKLLESKSGNTPFDSLGKLEYLENLKLLNDVFPRPPSEGKLYSLPQTYKFPSKLKKLTLSDTLLDWKDMSTLGMLENLEILKLKNNAFKGDWWESKDGGFRTLKVLHIGRTDLVTWRSEAHHFPRLRHLYLRHCSSLLAVPIAFADISSLRLVDMYCTTKTAASTAKEIEKKITEKPNQMQSARGGGFKLSIYPPYP is encoded by the exons ATGGCGGACGCCGCCGTGGAGTTCCTGCTCGAGAACCTGAAACAGCTGCTCGTGTACAACGTCAACCTGATATCTGAAGTGAAGAACCAGGTGGAGCGTCTGTACAACGATCTGGGTTTGTTCAAAGCTTTCCTCAAGGATTCCACAGAGAAGCGCAGCAAGAATGAGGTGCTGAAAGAGCTGGTGAAGCAGATCAGGAGCGTGGTGTACGATGCTGAAGACGTGATCGACGCGTTCGTCGCCGAAGCGGCGGCGCACAAGGCGCGTGGCGTCGTCAGGAAGGCTTTCCACACTCCAGCTTACGCGGAGAAGCTTCGCAAAGTGGGGGTACGGATCGAGGAGATACGACAAACGGTGGATTCTATTTATAAAAACAAGCAATTCGGGTTCGAATCGCTTCAGACAGGGGACGGGCCCGAGGGAAGCTCCAAAGAGAAGAAG CCTCCTATTGTTGAAGAAGACAATGTGGTGGGATTTGAGGATGAGGCAGAGAAAGTCATGGGTCTTCTCACCGGGGGAGCAGATGAGCTAGAAGTAATCTCAATTGTTGGCATGGCAGGACTTGGCAAGACTACATTGGCCAAGATGATTTACCGCAATCCTGGTATCGAGTATGAGTTCTACAACCGAGCATGGGTCTATGTTTCTCAAGACTATAGCAGGAAAGAAGTATTCCTCAACATTCTTGGACATTTCACTCAGGTGACTGATGACATGCAGAAGATGAATGATGAAAATCTCGCCAAAGAACTTTGTAAAATTTTAGAGAAAGGGAAATATTTGGTTGTTATGGACGATGTCTGGACTGATCAGGCTTGGAATGATCTCAAAATCGGTTTCCCTAAGAACAACAAGAAGAGTAGGATATTGATGACCAGCCGCATAAGAAAAGTTGCGCAACATGCTAATTCAAACAGGGATCCTCACGATTTGCGTTTTCTAACGTATGAAGAGAGTTGGAAGTTACTAAAGATTAAGGCACTGGGATCCGAGAATTGCCCTGAAGAATTAATAAAAGATGGAACCCGTATAGCCACACAATGTCAAGGATTGCCACTTGCAATTGTGGTCATTGGAGGAATTCTGTTAGAGAAAGGTACAGATTGGTGGGAAACGGTTGTTAAAAGTGTGGATGCATATATGGCAATGGAACAGAGTAAACGCGTGGACAATTTGATTGAATTAAGTTACAATCACTTACCTTATCACTTGAAAGCATGCTTTATTTACTTTGGTATGTTTCCGGAAGACTTCGAGATCCCTGTATGGAAACTTATTCGGTTGTGGATTGCTGAAGGATTCATACAGTCAAAAGACGGAATGAGCTTGGAGGATATTGGAGAGGAGTACTTGGACGATCTTGTCAACAGAAATTTAGTGATGGCCGGAGTCCGGAGATCTAATGGCAAACATAAAACATGTCGTGTTCATGACATGCTTCATGAGTTTTGCAAAAGAGTAGCTGcagaagaaaatttttttcgAGAAATAAACCGGTTCGATCAAGGAACCTATGTATCTTCCAACCCTACCTTGCAAACTTATCGTCGTCTTTGCATTCATACTCGTGTCTTGAATTATATCTCATCTAAACCTGTTGGTCCACGCGTGCGTTCTTTTGTGTGCTTCTCCAATGAAGAAATTAACTTACCTGCTGAATATATCTCATCCATTACTGGAGCATTTAAGCTACTCAGAGTATTGCATGCTCGGTCCATCATTTTTAGTCGTTTTCCTGCTGACCTGATCCAACTTGTTCATTTGAGGTTTATTGCTATCTCTTGTAATTTCAAGATTCTTCCTGCCGCCATGTCTAGCCTTTGGAAcattcaaacttttatggttGAAACATCTTCACGCACGTTTGACATTAAAGCAGATCTATGGAAGATGATTCAACTGAGGCACGTAAAAACAAATGCATCCACAACTTTGCCAGGGCCTCTTTCAAAAGGTAGAAAAGGTAAAGATGAAGTTTTGATGCTTGGGAGCCTACAAACACTTTCAACCATATCACCTGAAAGTTGTACAGAAGATGTGTTTTTAAGGACACCTAACCTGAAGAATTTGGGCATCCGGGGTCCGTTGGCTAAGCTTCTAGAAAGCAAGAGTGGAAACACTCCATTTGATAGTTTGGGAAAATTGGAAtatcttgaaaatttaaaactgTTGAATGACGTATTTCCTCGTCCACCTTCTGAAGGAAAATTATATAGTCTTCCTCAAACGTATAAATTCCCATCGAAGCTGAAGAAGCTAACATTGTCAGATACACTACTGGACTGGAAAGACATGTCTACATTGGGAATGTTGGAGAACTTAGAGATTCTAAAGTTGAAAAACAATGCATTTAAAGGGGATTGGTGGGAATCAAAAGATGGTGGCTTCCGCACTCTGAAAGTATTGCATATTGGAAGGACAGATCTGGTCACCTGGAGATCTGAAGCTCATCACTTTCCAAGACTTAGACATCTTTATCTTAGACACTGCAGTAGCCTTTTAGCAGTCCCAATAGCTTTCGCAGATATTTCAAGCCTCCGGCTTGTGGACATGTATTGTACTACTAAAACTGCGGCTTCGACTGCCAAGGagattgagaaaaaaataacaGAAAAGCCAAACCAGATGCAAAGCGCCAGGGGCGGAGGATTTAAGCTGTCTATTTATCCTCCATATCCATGA
- the LOC140990191 gene encoding uncharacterized protein gives MTGQAQRTLRELANPNVIQQPLCIQFPTTDATFEIKSGLIHLLPTFRGLAGEDPHKHLKEFHIVCTAMKPQGITEEQISMRAFPFSLADKAKDWLYYLPSETITTWDNMKQQFLEKFFQASCPQHQIPEQLLVQYFCEGLSLFDRNMIDAASGRALVNKTPQEARALISTMAANAQQFSTRQDNPPRQVNEVSVTHIDQKLDSLTSLLEKLVAGQVQQVKACGVCAMVGHSTDMCPLLQEEPMQQANAIGGFPGQPQRRYDPYSNSYNPGWRDHPNFSYKNQGGEQEYPQQNWNKQHAPAQAPNSGMSLDEIVQSLAENTQKFQQETRASIQKLSTQVGQLATSIHKLEAQNLGNLSSQTVVNPRENVSAITLRNCKELDVQEIEVQASAKQNEENEIKVEDKIINQDDAPKGKFSPLFEYKPIPPFPLALNRKCESIKELNDTLCRGEVNIPSLDAIKPVPRCATILKELCTTKKRHKLKGCKREKVGEHVSAVIQKTIPIKCSDPGMFSIPCTIGDTRLEKAMLDLGASINVMPDSVYNYLKLGPLTETDIVIQLADRSTVYPKGVIEDVLVKVENLAFPADFYVLDIENDDSNSQILLGRPFFKTSKSVIDVNRGTLTMEFDGEIAKFNIYDTMKYPISKIAQKLPADRPKHVLIKKGGKIQGIELSKKFKENKHLLKFAMKIFKRNKVDKVTIYEPP, from the exons atgACAGGACAAGCTCAAAGAACACTCAGGGAGTTAGCTAATCCTAATGTTATTCAACAACCATTATGCATTCAATTCCCTACTACTGATGCtacttttgaaataaaatctgGCTTGATTCATTTATTGCCTACTTTTCGTGGTCTTGCAGGTGAAGATCCCCATAAACATCTGAAAGAGTTTCATATTGTTTGCACAGCCATGAAACCGCAAGGGATCACAGAGGAACAAATTTCAATGCGAGCTTTTCCATTCTCTTTAGCCGACAAGGCTAAGGATTGGCTCTATTACTTGCCCTCTGAGACGATCACGACTTGGGATAATatgaaacaacaatttttggaGAAGTTCTTCCAAGCTTC TTGCCCTCAACATCAGATTCCAGAACAGCTCCTAGTCCAATATTTCTGCGAGGGTCTATCACTTTTTGATAGGAACATGATTGATGCTGCAAGTGGACGTGCATTGGTAAACAAAACACCTCAAGAGGCACGAGCTCTAATTTCCACCATGGCTGCCAATGCACAACAATTCAGTACTAGGCAAGACAACCCTCCACGACAAGTCAATGAGGTAAGTGTTACTCATATCGATCAAAAGTTAGATTCTTTGACGTCTCTTTTGGAAAAATTGGTTGCAGGACAGGTGCAACAGGTAAAAGCTTGTGGTGTATGTGCTATGGTGGGACATTCTACAGATATGTGTCCGTTACTACAAGAAGAACCCATGCAACAAGCCAATGCGATTGGTGGATTTCCTGGGCAGCCCCAGCGTCGATATGACCCATATTCTAATAGCTACAATCCAGGATGGAGGGATCACCCAAATTTCAGCTATAAGAATCAAGGAGGCGAACAAGAATATCCACAGCAAAATTGGAACAAACAACACGCACCTGCGCAAGCGCCTAACTCAGGTATGTCATTAGATGAAATTGTCCAATCTTTAGCTGAGAACactcaaaaatttcaacaagAAACAAGGGCTAGCATTCAGAAGTTGAGCACTCAAGTGGGACAGTTGGCGACTTCAATTCACAAGTTGGAAGCACAAAATTTAGGTAATCTATCTTCTCAGACAGTGGTGAATCCAAGAGAGAATGTGAGTGCAATTACTTTGAGAAATTGTAAAGAATTGGATGTTCAAGAAATTGAGGTACAAGCATCAGCCAAGCAAAATGAAGAGAATGAGATAAAAGTTgaggataaaataatcaatcaaGATGATGCCCCGAAAGGTAAGTTTTCTCCTCTATTTGAGTATAAACCTATTCCCCCATTCCCTCTTGCATTGAACAGGAAATGTGAAAGTATTAAAGAGTTGAATGACACTCTTTGTAGAGGCGAGGTAAATATTCCTtcattagatgctattaaaccaGTACCTCGTTGTGCTACAATTTTAAAAGAGTTGTGTACTACAAAAAAGAGACATAAGTTGAAggggtgtaaaagagaaaaggTAGGAGAACATGTTTCTGCAGTCATTCAAAAAACTATTCCTATCAAATGCAGTGATCCAGGTATGTTTTCTATCCCTTGTACTATTGGCGATACTAGACTTGAAAAGGCTATGTTGGATTTAGGTGCTTCTATCAATGTCATGCCTGATTCtgtttataattatttgaaacttGGACCTCTGACTGAAACCGATATTGTGATCCAGTTGGCTGATAGGTCCACTGTTTATCCTAAAGGTGTAATTGAAGATGTTCTTGTGAAAGTTGAAAATTTGGCTTTTCCTGCTGACTTTTATGTGCTTGACATTGAAAATGATGATTCAAACAGTCAAATTTTGCTAGGAAGaccattttttaaaacttcaaaGTCTGTCATAGATGTTAATAGAGGTACCCTTACTATGGAATTTGATGGTGAGATTGCTAAGTTTAATATTTATGATACCATGAAATATCCT ATATCTAAAATTGCGCAAAAACTTCCTGCAGATCGACCCAAGCATGTACTCATAAAAAAAGGAGGAAAGATCCAAGGGATAGAGCTTTCcaagaaattcaaagaaaacAAGCATTTGCTGAAATTTGCTATGAAAATATTCAAGCGGAATAAAGTGGACAAAGTGACCATATATGAACCACCATGA
- the LOC140990260 gene encoding probable carboxylesterase 6 — MTAMTLDPSLSLQVSSNASKNRVIVEEIDGLIRVYKDGHVERPQIMTHAACSSASEFGVSCRDVIIDKYTNIWARFYVPNTSLKKLPLLVYFHGGGFCVGSASWSCYHEFLAKLSSKTGCVIVSVNHRLAPEYPLPAAYEDGVKALIWLRQQSLLGKNEWWTNNCNISKIFLAGDSAGANIAFNVSIRLARQIDIKGLILIQPFFGGESRTHSEKYMMQPPRSTLTLAASDTYWRLSLPPGENRDHPWCNPMAQMDPNLEELRDLSIMVCISEMDILKDRNLELCAKLGQKVERIMYEGVGHAFQILNKSTLAQTRIHELTSHIKNFVHK, encoded by the coding sequence ATGACTGCTATGACATTAGATCCAAGTCTCAGCCTTCAAGTCAGCAGCAATGCATCCAAGAATAGAGTCATAGTTGAGGAAATTGACGGCCTTATTAGGGTCTACAAAGACGGGCATGTTGAACGACCTCAAATCATGACACATGCTGCGTGCTCCTCGGCTTCGGAGTTCGGGGTGTCGTGTAGAGACGTGATCATCGACAAGTACACGAATATTTGGGCACGTTTCTATGTTCCGAATACATCTCTTAAGAAACTTCCCTTGCTGGTATACTTCCATGGAGGTGGATTTTGTGTTGGTTCTGCATCTTGGAGCTGTTACCATGAATTCCTAGCAAAATTATCCTCGAAAACAGGTTGTGTCATCGTGTCGGTCAACCACCGGTTGGCACCCGAATACCCTCTTCCAGCAGCGTACGAGGATGGCGTCAAGGCCCTTATTTGGTTAAGGCAACAATCTTTACTAGGTAAGAATGAGTGGTGGACTAATAATTGTAACATTAGTAAAATCTTTTTGGCCGGTGATAGTGCTGGTGCGAATATAGCCTTCAATGTCTCCATAAGGCTAGCTCGGCAAATTGATATCAAGGGGTTAATCCTAATTCAGCCATTTTTTGGAGGAGAATCGAGGACTCATTCTGAAAAGTACATGATGCAGCCACCACGCTCGACCCTCACGTTGGCGGCATCGGACACTTACTGGCGGCTATCGCTTCCACCCGGAGAGAACCGCGACCATCCATGGTGTAATCCGATGGCTCAAATGGATCCTAACTTGGAGGAGTTGAGAGATTTGTCTATTATGGTATGCATATCAGAAATGGATATACTGAAAGATAGGAACTTGGAGTTGTGTGCTAAATTGGGTCAGAAAGTGGAGCGAATAATGTATGAAGGTGTTGGCCACGCATTTCAGATTCTTAACAAGTCCACTTTGGCACAAACTCGTATTCACGAATTAACAAGTCATATCAAGAACTTTGTACATAAGTAA
- the LOC140990385 gene encoding uncharacterized protein: MLHKWRKKIHPPTQVPINVWAAWQMVWSGVKWKKKSEIAKNNRNSEVASTSTGVTKHTAGSRSIIEHTLKLEADLKRKTDCWEVFRITHRHKDGTFVDAQSQDIDDNMTTRISEISQATTEGEEPHTPSQDAINDIYYEVVGGMKKICIYGLGSQAKVAFPHATSAST; encoded by the exons ATGTTGCACAAATGGAGAAAAAAGATTCACCCGCCAACACAAGTTCCTATTAATGTATGGGCTGCATGGCAGATGGTTTGGAGCGGGGTAAAATGGAAAAAGAAATCAGAGATAGCTAAAAATAACAGAAATAGTGAGGTGGCTAGCACAAGCACTGGAGTTACTAAGCACACGGCTGGATCACGCTCTATAATTGAGCATACTTTGAAATTG GAAGCGGATTTAAAGCGAAAAACTGATTGTTGGGAGGTGTTTCGAATTACACATCGTCACAAGGATGGAACATTTGTCGATGCTCAATCTCAGGATATAGAT GATAATATGACCACAAGAATTTCCGAGATATCTCAAGCTACTACAGAGGGGGAGGAGCCACATACTCCATCACAGGATGCCATAAACGACATATATTACGAGGTTGTTGGAGGGATGAAGAAAATATGCATTTATGGACTTGGCTCCCAAGCAAAAGTTGCCTTTCCTCATGCGACGTCTGCTTCTACATGA
- the LOC140990202 gene encoding protein ASPARTIC PROTEASE IN GUARD CELL 1-like: MEKMGLLLAFFFSFLFIFSSPVLSRTLTSSSKTEVLDVSSTLRKTQDLSSLNSQNLVRSRPDVQHQKLFVSSGSSLSFQLHSRLGIRRSSDKDYSELTLARINRDSARVKALQTRLDLLSLGIKKADLTPLEEELEDEKIEVPVISGTSQGSGEYFCRVGIGNPPTQSYMVLDTGSDVNWVQCVPCADCYQQADPIFDPVRSTSFSTLTCDTQQCRSLDVSQCRNDTCLYEVSYGDGSYTVGDFVSETFTFGNSAAVNNLAIGCGHNNEGLFVGAAGLIGLGGGSLSFPSQINASSFSYCLVDRDSDSASTLDFNSSLPPDAITAPLLRNSKLETFYYVDLTGISVAGEVLTIPLETFRVNSNGDGGVIVDSGTAVTRLQTAAYDSLRDAFKAGTRDLPLTNGVALFDTCYNLSSRQSVEVPTVSFHFSNGKELSLPAKNYLIPVDSSGTFCLAFAPTSSSLGIIGNVQQQGTRVSYDLANSLIAFSPNEC, from the coding sequence ATGGAGAAAATGGGACTTCTTCTcgcttttttcttttcatttctcTTCATTTTCTCCTCTCCGGTGCTGTCAAGAACACTCACATCCAGCTCAAAAACTGAGGTTCTTGATGTATCTTCTACACTGAGAAAAACCCAAGATTTATCGTCGCTCAACTCCCAAAATTTGGTACGCTCAAGGCCCGATGTACAACACCAGAAGCTCTTTGTTTCTTCCGGTTCGTCTCTGAGTTTTCAGCTGCATTCTCGCTTAGGCATCCGTAGGAGTTCTGATAAAGATTACAGTGAACTCACATTGGCTCGAATCAACCGTGACTCGGCCCGCGTCAAAGCGCTTCAGACCCGGCTAGATCTGTTGAGTTTAGGCATAAAGAAAGCAGATCTAACGCCGCTGGAAGAAGAATTGGAGGATGAGAAGATTGAGGTCCCGGTAATTTCTGGAACAAGCCAAGGCAGCGGCGAGTACTTCTGCCGTGTCGGAATTGGCAACCCGCCTACCCAATCTTACATGGTGCTCGACACCGGAAGCGACGTCAATTGGGTGCAATGCGTCCCCTGCGCGGATTGTTATCAGCAAGCCGACCCGATTTTCGACCCGGTCCGGTCCACTTCCTTCTCCACCCTCACATGCGACACCCAGCAATGCAGGTCGCTCGATGTCTCCCAGTGCCGTAACGACACGTGTCTCTACGAGGTTTCCTACGGCGACGGCTCTTACACCGTCGGAGATTTCGTGAGTGAGACCTTCACTTTCGGAAACTCCGCGGCGGTGAACAACCTAGCTATCGGTTGCGGCCATAATAACGAAGGTTTATTCGTCGGAGCCGCCGGATTGATCGGCTTAGGCGGCGGCTCTTTGTCTTTTCCTTCGCAAATTAACGCTTCCTCCTTCTCTTACTGCCTCGTAGACCGCGATTCTGATTCCGCTTCAACTCTCGATTTCAACTCTTCACTCCCGCCCGACGCCATTACAGCTCCATTACTCCGGAACTCCAAGCTGGAAACCTTTTACTACGTAGATTTGACGGGAATCAGCGTCGCCGGCGAGGTGTTAACAATCCCGCTGGAAACTTTTCGAGTAAACAGTAACGGAGACGGCGGGGTCATAGTGGATTCAGGAACGGCCGTTACTAGATTACAAACAGCGGCTTATGATTCTCTGCGAGATGCATTTAAGGCGGGGACGCGAGACTTGCCGTTAACCAACGGCGTTGCTCTATTCGACACgtgctacaatttgagctcgaGGCAAAGTGTGGAGGTCCCAACGGTGTCGTTTCATTTCTCGAACGGTAAAGAGCTGAGTTTACCTGCTAAGAATTACCTGATACCGGTTGATTCATCGGGGACTTTCTGTCTGGCCTTTGCTCCGACGTCGTCCTCCCTTGGGATTATCGGTAATGTCCAGCAACAGGGGACACGTGTCAGTTACGACTTGGCTAATTCTTTAATTGCATTTTCACCCAATGAATGCTGA